The following are encoded in a window of Dioscorea cayenensis subsp. rotundata cultivar TDr96_F1 chromosome 16, TDr96_F1_v2_PseudoChromosome.rev07_lg8_w22 25.fasta, whole genome shotgun sequence genomic DNA:
- the LOC120279167 gene encoding uncharacterized protein LOC120279167, which translates to MNTLVGRNNKDRQGAEVVYGAEACHHHCMELFSELGFPKGVLPLKGLEECGRIPETGFVWMKLKSPCEHFFKGTNTKVSYASEVTAYVEKKKMKKMTGVKSKQMLIWVPISEMSIDDPLGEKIYFKTPMGIGKSFPVSAFEEE; encoded by the coding sequence ATGAACACATTGGTGGGAAGAAACAACAAAGATCGGCAAGGCGCGGAGGTTGTTTACGGTGCCGAAGCATGCCATCATCACTGCATGGAACTCTTTTCGGAACTCGGCTTTCCAAAAGGAGTTCTTCCTCTCAAAGGCCTTGAAGAGTGCGGTAGAATCCCGGAAACCGGGTTTGTTTGGATGAAACTCAAGTCTCCATGTGAGCATTTCTTCAAAGGAACAAACACTAAAGTGAGTTATGCTTCAGAAGTGACTGCATatgtggagaagaagaagatgaagaagatgaccgGAGTGAAGAGCAAGCAAATGCTCATTTGGGTTCCAATTAGTGAGATGAGTATTGATGATCCTCTTGGGGAGAAGATATACTTTAAGACTCCTATGGGGATTGGGAAGTCATTCCCTGTGTCTGCTTTTGAAGAGGAGTGA